A genomic region of Miscanthus floridulus cultivar M001 chromosome 3, ASM1932011v1, whole genome shotgun sequence contains the following coding sequences:
- the LOC136543188 gene encoding uncharacterized protein yields MDGCDLLPVRFHFNGEFVRKSDRLFYDRGTEAMSFIDRDKMSLPEVVGHLRDHCNVKEGTMLHWLFPGTNMSTGLRALVDDKVCQYMSDNTTEDGVADVFVENHALDAIAEASEYEGEMEAGSEDDDIEDEDLHPLAVWRKYESKEEVEKQVALVREFYSDDEEKSDTDVEEKSDTDSEYMPRDSCSSGDDEEAEQIHRRFKDFKKKFKRGEATSLDDVIYEGVASRPGTGQDDEDDGNCTPYVDSTDAESVDEGQGSMHPRFNKKNPIVNFKLGMKFSSKKQFKKAVIKHGLDERKVIVFAKDDPKRVRAKCDWKGCPWVCLLSNTSRSDSWQISTFVNNHMCPPRRDNKLVTSTVIAKKYEKFIFANPCWKLGHMLQTVQEEMFAKVSMSKLKRAKALVMKKALDASKGQYSRLYDYQMELLRSNPGSTVIVNKEDNVEPPIFRRMYICLHACKEGFKAGCRKVVGLDGCFFKGATNGELLCAVGRDANNQMYPIAWAVVDKENNENWDWFCDLLFRDVGVHGGKEWVFISDQQKGILNAVSKWAPEAEHRNCARHIYANWKKEFPMKDYQKRFWMCAKAPCLMLFNLARARLAQKTREGAQAILNTHPQHWSRAWFRLGSNCDSVDNNICESFNKWIIKARFFPIITMLETIRRKVMVRIQEQRTKLGKWTSVICPNINKKLNVYISLSAHCHAICNGEEKYEVKHYDNGFTVDLVSKTCSCRYWQLSGLPCCHAISCILFKTNCLDEYVADCYFVYHFKQTYSHCLNPVEGMNSWPSSDRVPLRAPGYVKMPGRPKTERRREPTEVRKATKMPKTGTVIKCSKCHLPGHNRTTCTNISGAGSSQAGGSQSAGGSSQPKGNESFARSQPTGSQSAAGSNQNAIVLLSNTQKSSTSGTKRSSTANVSTAQSNKKAKATNSQNIVKSSARARVSTIPSGSATINLQARVPTSNVNSSVHVQLTGGTASVTVSAQEPAKKKPKPAPKQSGIAPLQMLPPWQSDRL; encoded by the exons ATGGATGGTTGTGACTTGCTCCCTGTTCGGTTCCATTTTAATGGGGAGTTCGTGAGGAAAAGCGATAGACTGTTTTATGATAGAGGAACTGAAGCTATGTCTTTTATAGACCGAGATAAGATGTCACTGCCTGAAGTTGTTGGTCATCTCCGTGACCATTGCAATGTCAAAGAAGGCACAATGTTGCATTGGCTATTTCCAGGGACAAACATGAGTACAGGCCTAAGAGCTCTGGTTGATGACAAAGTGTGCCAGTACATGTCTGACAACACTACTGAAGATGGTGTTGCCGATGTGTTCGTTGAAAATCACGCGCTGGATGCAATAGCTGAAGCAAGTGAGTATGAGGGAGAGATGGAAGCTGGCTCAGAGGATGATGACATAGAAGATGAAGATCTGCATCCTTTGGCTGTTTGGAGAAAATATGAAAGCAAAGAAGAAGTAGAGAAGCAAGTTGCCCTTGTTAGAGAATTTTACA GTGATGATGAAGAGAAGTCTGACACTGATGTAGAAGAGAAGTCTGACACTGACAGTGAGTACATGCCTAGAGACTCATGCAGTTCAGGTGATGATGAAGAAGCAGAGCAAATACATAGGAGATTTAAGGATTTCAAGAAGAAGTTCAAGAGGGGTGAGGCAACAAGCTTAGATGATGTGATATATGAGGGTGTTGCATCTAGGCCTGGAACTGGgcaagatgatgaggatgatggcaACTGCACTCCATATGTAGACAGTACTGATGCAGAATCTGTTGATGAAGGGCAAGGTAGCATGCATCCAAGATTTAACAAGAAGAATCCTATTGTCAATTTTAAGTTGGGAATGAAGTTTAGTTCTAAGAAGCAATTCAAGAAGGCTGTAATTAAACATGGCCTGGATGAGAGAAAGGTTATTGTCTTTGCTAAGGATGATCCAAAGAGGGTGAGGGCCAAATGTGACTGGAAAGGTTGTCCATGGGTATGTTTGTTGTCAAATACTTCTAGGTCTGATAGCTGGCAGATATCTACATTTGTAAATAATCACATGTGTCCACCAAGAAGAGACAACAAACTAGTCACCTCAACTGTAATTGCTAAAAAATATGAGAAGTTCATTTTTGCCAACCCATGCTGGAAACTTGGGCATATGTTGCAGACAGTTCAAGAAGAAATGTTTGCCAAAGTTTCTATGTCCAAGCTAAAGAGAGCAAAAGCACTAGTGATGAAGAAAGCATTGGATGCAAGTAAAGGGCAGTACTCTAGGCTGTATGACTACCAGATGGAGCTTCTCAGAAGCAACCCAGGAAGCACTGTTATTGTTAACAAGGAAGATAATGTAGAGCCTCCTATTTTTAGAAGAATGTACATATGTCTGCATGCTTGTAAAGAAGGGTTCAAAGCTGGTTGCAGGAAGGTTGTTGGGTTAGATGGTTGTTTCTTCAAAGGAGCAACTAATGGTGAACTTCTTTGTGCTGTTGGGAGGGATGCTAATAACCAGATGTATCCTATTGCTTGGGCTGTTGTGGACAAGGAGAACAATGAAAATTGGGATTGGTTCTGTGATCTGCTCTTTAGGGATGTTGGTGTGCATGGAGGAAAGGAATGGGTTTTCATCTCAGACCAACAAAAG GGAATTCTTAATGCAGTTAGCAAATGGGCACCAGAAGCTGAACATAGGAACTGTGCTAGGCACATTTATGCCAACTGGAAGAAGGAGTTTCCCATGAAGGACTACCAGAAAAGGTTTTGGATGTGTGCTAAAGCACCTTGCCTTATGCTTTTCAACTTGGCAAGAGCGAGACTAGCACAAAAAACCAGAGAAGGGGCACAAGCTATTCTGAACACTCATCCACAGCATTGGAGCAGAGCTTGGTTCAGGTTGGGCTCTAACTGTGACTCAGTAGATAATAATATTTGTGAGTCATTCAACAAATGGATCATTAAGGCTAGGTTCTTCCCAATAATCACCATGCTAGAAACAATTAGAAGGAAAGTAATGGTGAGGATCCAAGAACAGAGAACTAAATTAGGAAAGTGGACAAGTGTTATATGCCCAAACATCAATAAAAAATTAAATGTCTATATATCTTTGTCTGCACACTGCCATGCCATCTGCAATGGGGAAGAGAAATATGAAGTTAAGCATTACGACAATGGGTTCACAGTGGATTTGGTATCAAAGACATGTTCATGTAGGTATTGGCAATTGTCTGGACTTCCATGTTGCCATGCCATTTCTTGTATTTTGTTCAAGACCAACTGCCTAGATGAATATGTGGCCGACTGCTACTTTGTGTACCATTTCAAACAAACATACAGCCATTGCTTGAATCCAGTTGAGGGTATGAATAGCTGGCCCTCATCTGATAGGGTACCCCTTAGAGCTCCTGGTTATGTGAAGATGCCAGGCAGGCCAAAGACTGAGAGGAGAAGGGAGCCCACAGAAGTTAGAAAGGCCACTAAAATGCCAAAAACTGGAACTGTTATTAAATGCAGCAAATGCCACTTGCCTGGGCACAACAGGACAACATGTACCAATATAAGTGGAGCAGGAAGTTCACAGGCAGGAGGATCTCAGTCAGCCGGAGGTAGCTCACAGCCAAAAGGAAATGAGTCATTTGCAAGATCACAGCCAACAGGATCTCAGTCGGCTGCTGGAAGTAACCAAAATGCTATTGTTCTGCTGTCCAACACACAAAAGAGCAGCACAAGCGGTACAAAAAGGAGTTCCACAGCTAATGTATCTACTGCACAGAGCAACAAAAAG GCAAAGGCAACAAACTCACAGAACATCGTCAAATCAAGTGCACGTGCAAGGGTTTCAACAATTCCTTCTGGGTCAGCTACAATAAACCTGCAAGCTAGAGTGCCCACTTCCAATGTTAATTCTAGTGTGCATGTACAGTTAACTGGCGGGACTGCATCTGTGACTGTGTCAGCTCAAGAACCGGCCAAGAAGAAGCCCAAGCCTGCTCCAAAGCAATCTGGAATTGCTCCACTCCAAATGCTTCCTCCATGGCAATCTGATAGGCTGTGA